From one Paenibacillus sp. FSL K6-1330 genomic stretch:
- a CDS encoding ABC transporter permease subunit gives MKNVPLWIGGTLLAFFVFVMLAGPYMPFIDKELKQETSRWVMKDGKQKLTLPPFKPSSKNWLGSDKKGVDNLSKLVVTAKDTILLVLGITAVRYAIGVPLGLIARKKKGFTHRFITFWNQLCSYLPPVFASALLLALPFFLFSQQRMGWAILILASVEAGRVAITIQQQAHKMASEPYMEAGTALGLRTRTLTKNYYIPVMFPEVIVNFCLDMGKVMLLLGQLAIVNIFLGHEWKEVNYYVMEFVETGYNWATILSKNRADIWLGKFQFVVYPAFAMMLLIITFNLLGEGLRRRYQVKG, from the coding sequence TTGAAGAATGTCCCTTTATGGATTGGCGGCACGCTGCTGGCCTTCTTTGTTTTTGTTATGCTGGCGGGGCCGTACATGCCCTTTATCGATAAAGAGTTGAAACAGGAAACCTCCCGATGGGTGATGAAGGACGGGAAGCAGAAACTGACTCTTCCGCCCTTTAAACCTTCTTCGAAGAACTGGCTGGGATCGGATAAGAAGGGGGTCGATAACCTGAGCAAGCTCGTTGTGACCGCCAAGGATACGATCCTGCTTGTGCTGGGGATTACGGCTGTTCGATATGCGATAGGTGTGCCCCTGGGATTGATCGCTCGTAAGAAAAAAGGCTTCACCCACCGGTTCATTACCTTCTGGAACCAGCTGTGCTCCTATTTGCCGCCGGTCTTCGCCTCGGCCCTGCTGCTTGCGCTTCCGTTCTTTCTCTTCTCCCAGCAGCGGATGGGCTGGGCCATTCTGATTCTGGCCAGCGTTGAAGCCGGACGTGTTGCGATAACGATACAGCAGCAGGCCCACAAAATGGCAAGCGAGCCTTACATGGAGGCCGGAACCGCGTTAGGACTTCGCACGAGGACATTGACCAAGAATTATTATATTCCGGTCATGTTCCCCGAGGTGATCGTCAACTTCTGTTTGGATATGGGAAAGGTTATGTTGCTGCTTGGCCAACTTGCGATCGTGAACATCTTTCTTGGTCATGAGTGGAAGGAAGTTAATTATTATGTCATGGAATTTGTGGAGACCGGATATAACTGGGCGACGATTCTGTCCAAGAATCGAGCGGATATATGGTTAGGAAAGTTCCAATTCGTTGTCTATCCCGCATTTGCGATGATGCTGCTAATCATCACGTTCAACCTGTTAGGCGAGGGCCTGCGCCGTCGTTATCAGGTTAAAGGCTGA
- a CDS encoding ABC transporter permease, giving the protein MRLKTQMLKTTVTSLLAFMFIVLIVLVPRDLNLSLDSNLWVTNYSFDLGEYVTYIRDYFANAIQNGTLGESQYTGQSSEAAAFGAVGKSLLVIVSALIIGFVFGILKGVLDYKLSKTKFNVLGHWTTWLFQSIPDFFLMLIAQWVLIKYVPAIRYFAVDGWEAFVLPSLLVSIYPIFFIARITSASLLAQEGKLYILLAKAKGLSDRKVVYKHMLRNGIATILTHLPGLLVFILSNLLVVEYYRNYPGAAWRLFQALDFNTFSGTGSNYEPGVIIYITFSFMVLFMIVQWISQSARKYFDPR; this is encoded by the coding sequence ATGAGATTAAAAACACAAATGCTCAAAACGACGGTAACCAGCCTGCTCGCTTTTATGTTCATCGTCCTCATTGTCCTGGTTCCGAGGGATTTGAATCTGTCGCTGGACAGCAATTTGTGGGTGACGAATTATTCCTTTGATCTGGGTGAGTATGTTACGTATATTCGCGATTATTTTGCAAATGCCATTCAGAACGGGACGCTGGGGGAATCGCAGTATACCGGCCAGTCTTCGGAAGCCGCCGCTTTTGGAGCCGTCGGTAAAAGCCTGCTCGTTATTGTATCCGCTTTAATCATTGGATTCGTGTTCGGCATTCTGAAGGGAGTCCTTGACTACAAATTGTCCAAGACCAAATTCAATGTGCTGGGACACTGGACCACATGGCTGTTCCAATCCATTCCCGATTTTTTTCTGATGCTGATCGCCCAGTGGGTGCTCATTAAGTATGTTCCGGCTATCCGCTATTTTGCGGTTGATGGCTGGGAGGCTTTCGTGCTGCCTTCGCTGCTCGTGTCGATTTACCCGATTTTCTTCATTGCTCGAATCACTTCGGCTTCTCTGCTTGCACAGGAGGGAAAGTTATACATACTGCTGGCTAAAGCCAAGGGGCTTAGTGACCGGAAGGTCGTATACAAACATATGCTGCGCAACGGCATCGCGACCATCCTGACCCATCTTCCGGGCCTGCTCGTCTTCATATTGTCCAACCTGCTCGTCGTGGAATATTACCGCAACTATCCGGGAGCGGCATGGAGACTGTTTCAGGCGCTGGACTTCAACACGTTCAGCGGCACCGGGTCCAATTATGAGCCGGGGGTCATTATTTATATCACGTTTTCTTTCATGGTGCTGTTCATGATCGTTCAATGGATCAGTCAATCAGCACGCAAATACTTTGATCCACGATAA
- a CDS encoding glutathione peroxidase: protein MSIYEYEVKTIRGESQTLKSYEGDVMLIVNTATKCGFAPQFDGLEKLHQTYRDQGLAVLGFPSSQFMNQELEEDSAIEEACKLNHGVTFPLFSKIDVNGTNAHPLYRHLTSEAPGALGIKAIKWNFTKFLVDRSGRVVKRFAPTDTPEKIEEDIKKLL, encoded by the coding sequence ATGTCCATCTATGAATATGAAGTAAAAACGATACGCGGCGAGTCCCAAACGCTCAAATCTTATGAAGGCGACGTCATGCTCATTGTCAATACAGCGACCAAATGCGGCTTTGCCCCTCAATTCGACGGTCTGGAGAAGCTGCACCAAACCTACCGCGATCAAGGATTGGCCGTTCTCGGTTTCCCCAGCAGTCAGTTCATGAATCAAGAGCTGGAGGAGGACTCCGCGATCGAGGAGGCCTGCAAGCTCAATCATGGCGTCACCTTCCCGTTGTTCTCCAAAATTGATGTGAATGGCACGAACGCTCATCCGCTCTACCGGCATTTGACGAGCGAAGCTCCCGGCGCATTGGGCATTAAAGCGATTAAATGGAACTTCACCAAGTTCCTTGTGGACCGCAGCGGCAGGGTGGTCAAGCGCTTTGCGCCAACCGATACTCCGGAGAAAATAGAAGAGGATATCAAGAAGCTGTTATAA